A genome region from Alkalimarinus coralli includes the following:
- a CDS encoding NRDE family protein codes for MCTLSWAASGSSYQLFFNRDEQRTRQPALPPEIITHDGVSALMPVDPQGGGSWISVNEYGLGLCLLNFYQGRTPSGSLTSRGQLLRSLACLPTISEVSGHIYNTRLTNYAPFTLVVFQPVFSKTSPATAITYFQWDGQSLSKGKPNSPLTSSSVDFNVVSGCRYNRYTEQVVHHTPLELVDYHRSHDGEKNHRSVCMHRDDAKTVSLSHITLSGQTASFHYQPGSPCENMPGETSSITVRRYDSSSSEFSFSEIESTV; via the coding sequence ATGTGCACATTGAGTTGGGCCGCATCAGGGTCAAGCTATCAGTTGTTCTTCAATCGTGACGAACAGAGAACCAGGCAACCGGCGCTACCTCCTGAAATCATTACTCATGATGGCGTTTCGGCCCTGATGCCCGTAGACCCCCAAGGGGGTGGCAGCTGGATATCGGTTAATGAATACGGCCTAGGCCTGTGCCTGCTTAACTTTTATCAGGGCAGAACACCATCAGGCTCACTAACGAGCCGGGGACAATTGCTGCGCTCTCTCGCCTGCTTACCCACAATCAGTGAAGTCAGTGGGCATATTTATAATACACGTCTGACAAATTATGCGCCGTTCACCCTGGTAGTGTTTCAGCCAGTCTTCTCGAAAACAAGCCCTGCTACAGCCATTACCTACTTTCAATGGGACGGGCAGAGCCTCAGCAAAGGCAAGCCCAATAGCCCACTAACATCATCCTCTGTAGATTTTAACGTGGTTTCAGGTTGTCGCTATAACCGCTATACCGAACAGGTTGTACACCACACACCGTTGGAGCTTGTTGATTATCATCGAAGCCATGACGGGGAGAAAAACCACCGTTCTGTGTGTATGCATAGAGACGATGCCAAGACGGTAAGCCTGAGCCATATAACACTTTCAGGCCAAACGGCCAGTTTCCATTATCAACCCGGATCGCCCTGCGAAAACATGCCGGGTGAGACCTCTTCGATCACAGTAAGGCGTTACGATTCGTCATCAAGCGAGTTCAGTTTTTCAGAAATAGAATCAACCGTTTGA
- a CDS encoding DUF2069 domain-containing protein — translation MTLNQKVKYSQAIALLSYLLLLVLMVISTIFSTLPPEASRGFMLAIKVVPLIIFLPGLLKGNLRAHIWLCFVVLFYFTRSVVDAFLTEGAILEAITTATTVVLFLASMMNVYWQKRTGVQL, via the coding sequence ATGACACTGAACCAAAAAGTTAAATATTCCCAAGCCATCGCACTACTATCTTATCTGTTGCTGCTGGTTCTAATGGTCATATCGACTATTTTTTCTACACTCCCGCCAGAAGCATCCAGAGGTTTTATGCTGGCGATTAAAGTGGTTCCACTGATCATTTTTTTACCTGGGCTACTAAAAGGCAATCTTAGAGCCCATATTTGGTTATGCTTCGTCGTACTATTCTATTTTACGCGATCTGTTGTAGATGCGTTCCTGACAGAAGGCGCTATATTGGAAGCCATCACAACAGCGACGACTGTGGTTTTATTTCTTGCGTCGATGATGAATGTCTACTGGCAAAAGCGCACCGGAGTTCAACTGTAA
- a CDS encoding DinB family protein, which produces MNSSISGSLETIDQMISFIEGLSDKEYQYIAKPLFDSSIGQHLRHIVDLYLALMSSAQLGRINSAKTIRSASTASPVSTINYDIRRRGALIETEKQTGLSELADIRAWLIQNSHTNMTQEVWISTEVSLSSQTTELFKSSLGRELCFASSHLTHHLAIMAAIAKVSGKDVDSSIGLAPTTATFTREQTQCTGGSQTDSATRNQLCAH; this is translated from the coding sequence ATGAACAGCTCTATTTCAGGCAGCCTAGAGACGATTGACCAGATGATCAGCTTTATCGAGGGACTCTCAGATAAAGAGTATCAGTATATTGCCAAACCATTATTCGACAGTTCCATTGGTCAGCATTTGAGACATATAGTAGATCTCTACCTCGCGTTGATGAGCAGCGCGCAGCTCGGCCGCATCAACTCAGCTAAAACGATCCGTTCTGCAAGCACGGCCAGCCCGGTTAGCACGATTAACTACGATATTAGACGCCGAGGCGCGTTAATCGAAACTGAAAAACAGACCGGCCTTTCTGAGTTGGCAGATATTCGTGCATGGCTTATACAAAATAGCCACACAAACATGACGCAGGAAGTATGGATCAGCACTGAAGTATCGTTATCGTCTCAGACAACTGAACTGTTTAAGTCCTCTCTAGGTCGAGAACTCTGCTTCGCCTCAAGTCATTTAACCCATCACTTAGCCATTATGGCCGCCATTGCCAAAGTATCAGGAAAGGACGTAGATTCTAGCATCGGCCTGGCGCCAACAACCGCAACATTTACACGAGAACAAACTCAATGCACCGGAGGCAGTCAAACAGATAGCGCAACAAGGAATCAACTATGTGCACATTGA
- the wrbA gene encoding NAD(P)H:quinone oxidoreductase codes for MSTENRYVLVLYYSRHGATKEMAMHIARGVEQVKGIRSMIRTVPAISATCEAVDEEIPSEGALYCTNDELKNCAGLVLGSPTRFGNMAAPLKYFLDGTSDIWLSGALKDKPAGVFTSTGSLHGGQESTLLTMMLPLLHHGMVISGIPYSAPELNTTTDGGTPYGASHWASDKKRSTLSNTEQTLCLTQGRRVAELASRLSR; via the coding sequence ATGAGTACCGAAAACCGTTATGTACTGGTGCTTTACTATAGCCGACATGGCGCAACAAAAGAGATGGCGATGCATATTGCACGGGGCGTCGAGCAAGTAAAAGGTATTCGGTCAATGATTCGAACCGTTCCCGCCATATCGGCAACCTGTGAGGCGGTTGATGAAGAAATTCCCTCAGAGGGCGCTCTTTACTGCACTAACGACGAGCTGAAAAATTGCGCTGGTCTGGTGTTAGGTAGCCCGACCCGGTTCGGCAATATGGCTGCACCATTAAAATACTTTCTTGATGGCACATCAGATATATGGCTGAGTGGCGCGTTAAAAGATAAACCCGCCGGAGTATTTACTTCGACCGGCAGCCTTCATGGGGGGCAAGAGTCTACACTGCTGACGATGATGTTACCGTTACTCCACCATGGCATGGTTATTTCAGGTATACCCTATTCAGCACCGGAGCTTAATACCACCACCGATGGCGGAACACCCTATGGTGCCAGCCATTGGGCAAGCGACAAAAAAAGAAGCACGTTATCAAACACAGAGCAAACCTTATGCCTGACGCAAGGCAGACGGGTTGCCGAATTAGCATCCAGACTTAGCCGCTAA
- a CDS encoding GspE/PulE family protein: MNNVVSQKIKKTLALSDVVNQLVADGIINQEDSDQLVNQSKSRQQLSLHPLEIVAEANLKNRLTDEILTLDALSQWLADWAEQPLFHIDPLKVDASGIANAMSFAFAQRHGILAVSISPTQVVVASAQPFVDDWVENLQHVLRKSIKHVVANPSDLKRFTIEFYQLANSVNKATGQSQSSIQNFEQMLQLGSDANPDANDQHIVNIVDWLLQYAFEQRASDIHIEPRREISQVRFRIDGVLHNVYELPAQVGVAVISRLKILGRLNVAEKRKPQDGRIKTKGENDKEIELRLSTLPTAFGEKMVMRIFDPDVLLRSFPDLGFSAEDSRRWEHMATQPNGIILVTGPTGSGKTTTLYSTLRQLATTEVNVCTIEDPIEMVEPLFNQMQVQPNIDLSFSSGIKALMRQDPDIIMIGEIRDLETAEMATQAALTGHLVLSTLHTNDAPSTITRLIELGVPSYIIKATVLGVMAQRLVRTLCPKCKEQHPIDEEAWKSITAPWRAPVPQNTCRPVGCLECRDTGYKGRAGVYEIMPISNTIKPIISDNCDLESLRKQAIKEGMHSLRLSGANKVGAGLTTIEEVLRVTPQSMR, encoded by the coding sequence ATGAATAATGTTGTTTCGCAAAAAATAAAAAAAACATTGGCTCTATCCGACGTTGTTAATCAGCTAGTGGCTGATGGAATCATTAACCAGGAAGACTCAGATCAACTCGTCAATCAATCGAAGTCAAGACAACAACTGTCTCTCCATCCACTGGAAATAGTCGCAGAAGCTAACCTTAAAAATCGTTTGACTGATGAAATCCTTACACTGGATGCGCTGAGCCAATGGCTCGCCGACTGGGCCGAACAACCTCTATTCCATATTGACCCGCTTAAGGTCGATGCAAGCGGTATTGCCAATGCCATGTCATTTGCCTTTGCACAACGACATGGCATTCTAGCGGTGAGCATTTCCCCCACTCAAGTAGTCGTGGCAAGCGCACAGCCATTTGTTGATGACTGGGTAGAGAACCTGCAGCATGTACTGCGCAAAAGCATCAAACATGTGGTCGCCAACCCATCTGACTTAAAACGTTTTACCATTGAATTCTACCAGCTCGCCAACTCCGTCAATAAAGCCACAGGTCAATCTCAAAGCAGTATTCAAAACTTTGAACAAATGCTTCAGCTTGGCAGCGATGCAAACCCCGATGCCAACGACCAGCACATCGTCAATATTGTCGACTGGCTTCTTCAGTATGCATTTGAACAACGGGCCAGTGACATTCACATTGAGCCTCGTCGCGAGATTTCCCAGGTTCGATTTCGTATTGATGGCGTATTGCATAATGTATACGAACTCCCCGCTCAGGTGGGTGTAGCCGTCATTAGCCGGCTGAAAATTCTAGGGCGACTTAACGTTGCGGAAAAGCGTAAACCACAGGATGGGCGTATCAAAACCAAAGGCGAAAACGATAAAGAGATCGAGCTTCGCCTTTCAACCTTGCCAACGGCCTTTGGCGAGAAAATGGTTATGCGGATATTCGACCCTGATGTACTGCTTCGTTCGTTCCCTGACTTGGGGTTCTCAGCTGAAGATAGCCGCCGCTGGGAACATATGGCGACACAGCCGAACGGTATTATTCTGGTAACGGGACCGACAGGTTCAGGAAAAACAACCACCCTTTACTCAACACTGAGACAACTGGCAACCACAGAAGTGAATGTCTGCACCATAGAAGACCCCATTGAGATGGTAGAGCCGTTGTTTAACCAGATGCAGGTTCAACCCAATATCGACCTCTCGTTTTCGAGTGGCATTAAAGCTCTGATGAGACAAGACCCGGACATCATCATGATTGGTGAAATCCGAGACCTTGAAACGGCAGAAATGGCCACACAAGCCGCGCTCACGGGTCATTTGGTGCTTTCCACACTGCATACCAACGATGCCCCAAGCACAATCACCCGACTCATAGAATTAGGTGTTCCCTCTTATATCATTAAAGCAACGGTGCTCGGCGTAATGGCACAACGGCTGGTTCGAACCTTATGCCCCAAGTGCAAAGAACAGCACCCTATTGATGAAGAGGCCTGGAAGAGCATAACCGCCCCTTGGCGCGCCCCGGTGCCTCAAAATACCTGTCGCCCTGTTGGTTGCCTCGAATGCAGAGATACCGGATACAAAGGTCGAGCCGGGGTTTATGAAATTATGCCGATCAGCAACACCATAAAGCCTATTATCAGCGACAACTGCGATCTGGAGTCGCTGAGAAAGCAAGCGATTAAAGAGGGCATGCATAGTCTAAGGCTCAGCGGCGCCAATAAAGTGGGGGCAGGCCTCACGACAATCGAAGAAGTGCTAAGAGTGACGCCCCAAAGTATGCGCTAG
- a CDS encoding TlpA family protein disulfide reductase, whose protein sequence is MVGSVRMVMLIISVMISGCGQVEFTLSNGEQKPLNEFKNNWLVINYWASWCKPCIEEIPQLNLLNKKADIAVLGVNFDGLLGEELAREAEALGINYGMIINDPSKSIKIERPAVLPATVLIDRSGKTREVLFGPQTVDSISEKLNSLDDES, encoded by the coding sequence ATGGTTGGTTCTGTTCGTATGGTGATGCTAATTATTAGTGTGATGATATCTGGCTGCGGGCAGGTAGAGTTCACGCTGTCCAATGGTGAGCAGAAGCCGTTGAATGAGTTCAAAAATAACTGGCTCGTCATAAATTATTGGGCGTCATGGTGTAAGCCCTGCATTGAAGAGATTCCCCAGTTAAACCTCCTGAATAAAAAAGCAGATATTGCGGTTCTGGGCGTTAACTTTGATGGCCTGCTAGGTGAAGAGTTAGCGCGCGAAGCTGAGGCGCTGGGCATTAATTACGGTATGATTATCAATGACCCGTCAAAAAGTATAAAGATAGAACGGCCTGCTGTCTTACCTGCGACAGTACTTATTGATCGATCAGGTAAGACAAGAGAGGTTCTTTTTGGGCCTCAAACGGTTGATTCTATTTCTGAAAAACTGAACTCGCTTGATGACGAATCGTAA
- the arsC gene encoding arsenate reductase (glutaredoxin) (This arsenate reductase requires both glutathione and glutaredoxin to convert arsenate to arsenite, after which the efflux transporter formed by ArsA and ArsB can extrude the arsenite from the cell, providing resistance.): protein MTTNATIYHNPRCSKSRQTLALLEEKGVNPEIVLYLETPPSAEQLKDILAKLSMQPRQLMRTKEALYKENGLADTSLSDDQLIDAMVKFPKLIERPIVIANNKAALGRPPEDVLEIL from the coding sequence ATGACAACTAACGCAACGATCTATCATAACCCTCGATGCTCAAAGTCACGTCAAACCCTGGCGCTATTAGAAGAAAAGGGGGTTAACCCCGAGATTGTTCTGTACCTGGAGACGCCGCCATCAGCAGAGCAGTTAAAAGACATTTTAGCCAAGCTATCTATGCAGCCCAGACAGCTAATGCGCACGAAAGAGGCGCTATACAAAGAAAACGGTTTGGCTGATACCTCTTTGTCTGACGACCAGCTTATTGATGCCATGGTCAAGTTCCCCAAATTGATTGAGCGCCCCATTGTGATTGCAAATAACAAAGCGGCTTTGGGCCGCCCTCCTGAAGACGTGCTTGAGATTTTATAA